Proteins encoded in a region of the Coregonus clupeaformis isolate EN_2021a chromosome 9, ASM2061545v1, whole genome shotgun sequence genome:
- the LOC121574294 gene encoding gastrin-releasing peptide isoform X2, translating into MGDLCHAWTYRPSLSIVIIMVSISCMVHCSENAGAIGKVYPRGNHWAVGHLMGKKSLDSLSGSEESSNRDSEYVYIPSPEEDKLLDRYVQPSKLVKGFIRALGGLENQRQTQTQRQGQEQVFSRMGVLKTTKWEETDRHRYLKQLTDLIRLAYNMKENTVFN; encoded by the exons ATGGGCGACCTGTGCCATGCATGGACCTACAGACCTTCCTTATCGATTGTTATTATTATGGTATCAATTTCATGTATGGTGCATTGTTCAGAGAATGCTGGAGCCATTGGAAAAGTGTACCCACGAGGGAATCACTGGGCAGTAG gtcACTTAATGGGGAAGAAAAGCCTTGACAGTCTCTCTGGATCAgaggagagcagcaacagggacAGTGAATATGTATATATACCTTCTCCAGAGGAAGACAAGCTGCTGGATAGATATGTGCAGCCGTCCAAGCTGGTGAAAGGCTTCATCAGGGCTCTGGGGGGACTGGAGAACCAGagacagacccagacccagagacagggacaggaacaggttTTCTCTCGGATGGGGGTTCTCAAGACCACAAAGtgggaagagacagacagacaccgataCCTCAAACAG CTGACAGACCTCATTCGACTGGCTTACAACATGAAGGAAAACACCGTCTTCAACTGA
- the LOC121574294 gene encoding gastrin-releasing peptide isoform X1: MGDLCHAWTYRPSLSIVIIMVSISCMVHCSENAGAIGKVYPRGNHWAVGHLMGKKSLDSLSGSEESSNRDSEYVYIPSPEEDKLLDRYVQPSKLVKGFIRALGGLENQRQTQTQRQGQEQVFSRMGVLKTTKWEETDRHRYLKQVSNADRPHSTGLQHEGKHRLQLKTALDCSSPTMNDTTRLRDSVRIIASSTPVHNVLKTYSLY; this comes from the exons ATGGGCGACCTGTGCCATGCATGGACCTACAGACCTTCCTTATCGATTGTTATTATTATGGTATCAATTTCATGTATGGTGCATTGTTCAGAGAATGCTGGAGCCATTGGAAAAGTGTACCCACGAGGGAATCACTGGGCAGTAG gtcACTTAATGGGGAAGAAAAGCCTTGACAGTCTCTCTGGATCAgaggagagcagcaacagggacAGTGAATATGTATATATACCTTCTCCAGAGGAAGACAAGCTGCTGGATAGATATGTGCAGCCGTCCAAGCTGGTGAAAGGCTTCATCAGGGCTCTGGGGGGACTGGAGAACCAGagacagacccagacccagagacagggacaggaacaggttTTCTCTCGGATGGGGGTTCTCAAGACCACAAAGtgggaagagacagacagacaccgataCCTCAAACAGGTTAGTAATG CTGACAGACCTCATTCGACTGGCTTACAACATGAAGGAAAACACCGTCTTCAACTGAAGACCGCTCTTGACTGCAGCTCTCCTACGATGAACGACACTACACGCCTCAGAGACTCAGTTCGAATCATTGCATCCAGCACACCTGTTCACAATGTTTTGAAAACATATAGCCTATATTAG